A genomic stretch from Cloacibacterium caeni includes:
- a CDS encoding phosphatidylserine decarboxylase family protein: MKLHKESKGTILVATIAVAVLGFLAVYFLEIWSLIIIIPLLILYGLVFWFFRVPNRDIVDHKENVIAPVDGKVVMIKEVFEDEFLKEKAIQVSIFMSPLNVHICRYPVSGKVIYKKYHPGKYLVAWHEKSSTENERTTVAVESLTNHKVVFRQIAGYVARRIVFYCNEGDTSKAGHEFGFIKFGSRMDVFLPLDTEITCKIGDKTKGGIDVIAKMKE, encoded by the coding sequence ATGAAACTACATAAAGAAAGTAAAGGAACCATTTTAGTTGCTACCATTGCAGTAGCTGTATTAGGTTTTTTAGCAGTATATTTTCTAGAAATTTGGTCATTAATTATCATTATCCCGTTATTAATTTTATATGGATTGGTTTTTTGGTTCTTCAGAGTTCCCAATAGAGATATTGTAGACCATAAAGAAAACGTAATTGCACCAGTAGACGGAAAAGTGGTGATGATAAAAGAAGTTTTCGAAGATGAGTTTTTAAAGGAAAAAGCCATTCAGGTTTCTATTTTTATGTCTCCGCTGAATGTTCACATTTGTAGATATCCAGTTTCTGGGAAAGTAATTTATAAAAAATATCACCCAGGAAAATATCTAGTAGCTTGGCACGAAAAATCTTCTACCGAAAACGAGAGAACTACCGTAGCAGTAGAAAGTTTAACCAATCATAAAGTGGTTTTTCGCCAGATTGCTGGTTATGTAGCACGTAGAATTGTTTTCTATTGTAATGAAGGCGATACTTCTAAGGCTGGTCACGAATTTGGATTCATTAAATTCGGTTCTAGAATGGATGTTTTCTTGCCGTTAGATACAGAAATTACTTGTAAAATTGGGGATAAAACCAAAGGCGGAATAGATGTGATTGCTAAGATGAAAGAGTAA
- a CDS encoding phosphatidate cytidylyltransferase has product MDKNLIQRVGSGLIYGLLTFLCTTEYGAILINKISPDLVKPHQLFYGLITFFLVVGAYEGVRIMKFQGNLYQWLVLPLVALVYYKFTTRFFGFGFYYTFDLSEILALSLILIAAITLFKFPQELYQDEGKLIFIVIYTVLPFGFALGLPKYFLNDNAFTWEVFLLFVLIWSSDSFAYFTGRMFGKHKMAPIISPKKTWEGFAGGVFFTLILGYFIEQKFPDLRGNWIVVGLLVSIFAPLGDLVESQLKRTFGVKDSGNIIPGHGGVLDRLDSFIIAAPVVYLYFILENIF; this is encoded by the coding sequence TTGGATAAAAATCTCATTCAGCGAGTTGGCTCTGGTCTAATCTACGGATTACTTACTTTTCTGTGCACTACAGAATACGGAGCAATACTCATCAATAAAATTTCACCAGATTTAGTAAAACCTCATCAACTTTTTTATGGATTAATCACATTTTTCTTAGTTGTAGGAGCTTATGAAGGCGTGAGAATTATGAAATTCCAAGGAAACTTATATCAATGGTTGGTTTTGCCTTTAGTTGCATTGGTTTATTATAAATTTACAACTAGATTTTTTGGTTTTGGATTTTATTACACCTTTGATTTATCCGAAATTTTAGCACTTTCATTAATCCTAATTGCTGCGATTACCTTATTTAAATTTCCTCAAGAATTATATCAAGACGAAGGGAAGCTCATTTTCATCGTTATTTATACGGTTTTACCATTTGGTTTCGCATTAGGTTTGCCAAAATATTTCTTAAATGATAATGCTTTCACTTGGGAAGTTTTTCTTCTTTTTGTCCTAATTTGGAGCAGCGATTCATTTGCTTATTTCACTGGAAGAATGTTCGGGAAACATAAAATGGCCCCGATAATTTCACCGAAAAAAACTTGGGAAGGTTTTGCAGGAGGCGTTTTCTTTACCCTAATTTTAGGATATTTCATCGAACAAAAATTTCCAGATTTACGTGGGAATTGGATTGTAGTAGGATTATTGGTCTCTATTTTTGCTCCACTTGGTGATTTGGTAGAAAGCCAACTGAAAAGAACATTCGGTGTAAAAGACAGCGGAAATATCATTCCAGGACACGGTGGTGTGCTTGACAGATTAGACAGTTTTATAATCGCAGCGCCTGTTGTATATTTGTACTTTATTCTAGAAAACATATTCTAA
- the ftsH gene encoding ATP-dependent zinc metalloprotease FtsH — protein sequence MKEKSSFNWFYLVVFAVLAITIYPLLNLDPPQSINENGFFALLKENKVEKVVVYTDTPRADVFLTKEARAALVKNAKKDTQNLLPSMQEQKPDFDFNYGNLQYFQEKFDNLKKENPQVKTQYDFKTAGSPFQDILIQALIWFGIMAVIYYFLFRKMGSGGGPGGQIFSIGKSRAKLFDENEKVQVTFKDVAGLEGAKEEVQEVVDFLKNSEKYTKLGGKIPKGVLLVGPPGTGKTLLAKAVAGEAKVPFFSLSGSDFVEMFVGVGASRVRDLFAQAKAKSPAIIFIDEIDAIGRARGRGGLQGGNDERENTLNQLLTEMDGFGTDTNVIVMAATNRADILDKALMRAGRFDRSIYVDLPEMHERREIFDVHLAKIKLAPDIDRDFLAKQTPGFSGADIANVCNEAALIAARNNHEFVTKQDFLDAVDRIIGGLEKKNKAIKPSEKKRVAFHEAGHATISWLVEHAAPLLKVTIVPRGRSLGAAWYLPEERSLTTTEQMLDEMCATLGGRAAEQVAFGNISTGALSDLERVTKQAQAMVTIYGLSENIGNISYYDSSGQSEYSFGKPYSEETAKKIDVEIKDIIENQYKRAVTILHENRDKLDALAQKLLEKEVIFREDLEEIFGKRAWDPELTERPVTEAVVENTPENTSSEEPQESQN from the coding sequence ATGAAAGAAAAAAGTAGTTTCAACTGGTTTTATCTGGTGGTTTTCGCAGTATTAGCCATCACCATTTATCCGTTGCTCAATCTTGATCCGCCTCAATCTATTAATGAGAACGGATTTTTCGCTTTGTTGAAAGAAAACAAAGTAGAAAAAGTAGTGGTATATACAGATACACCAAGAGCAGATGTGTTTCTTACCAAGGAAGCCAGAGCTGCTCTCGTAAAAAATGCTAAAAAAGACACTCAGAATCTTTTGCCTTCTATGCAAGAGCAAAAGCCAGATTTTGATTTCAATTACGGAAATTTACAATACTTCCAAGAGAAATTTGACAATTTGAAAAAAGAAAATCCTCAGGTTAAAACTCAATATGATTTTAAAACTGCAGGTTCTCCTTTTCAAGATATTTTAATCCAAGCTTTAATTTGGTTTGGAATCATGGCCGTTATTTATTACTTCCTTTTCCGAAAAATGGGAAGTGGAGGTGGACCTGGTGGACAAATTTTCAGCATCGGTAAATCTAGAGCTAAACTTTTTGACGAAAATGAAAAAGTTCAAGTAACATTTAAAGATGTAGCAGGTCTAGAAGGTGCTAAAGAAGAAGTACAAGAAGTAGTAGATTTCTTGAAAAATTCAGAAAAGTATACAAAATTAGGAGGAAAAATCCCGAAAGGTGTTCTCTTAGTTGGTCCTCCAGGAACCGGAAAAACTTTGTTGGCAAAAGCAGTTGCTGGTGAAGCAAAAGTTCCTTTCTTCTCGCTTTCTGGTTCAGATTTCGTAGAAATGTTTGTAGGAGTTGGTGCTTCTAGAGTAAGAGATTTGTTTGCTCAAGCCAAAGCAAAATCTCCAGCTATTATTTTCATTGACGAGATTGATGCGATTGGTAGAGCTAGAGGAAGAGGCGGATTACAAGGAGGAAATGACGAGAGAGAAAACACGCTGAATCAATTGCTTACAGAAATGGATGGTTTCGGAACAGATACCAACGTTATTGTAATGGCAGCAACTAACAGAGCTGATATTCTAGATAAAGCATTGATGAGAGCAGGACGTTTCGACCGTTCTATCTATGTAGATTTACCAGAAATGCACGAAAGAAGAGAAATTTTTGATGTGCATTTAGCTAAAATTAAATTAGCTCCAGATATTGATAGAGATTTCTTGGCAAAACAAACTCCAGGATTTTCAGGTGCAGATATTGCGAATGTTTGTAACGAAGCAGCGCTTATTGCCGCAAGAAACAATCATGAATTTGTTACAAAGCAAGATTTCTTAGATGCTGTAGACAGAATTATCGGTGGTTTAGAAAAGAAAAATAAAGCGATTAAGCCTTCAGAAAAGAAAAGAGTAGCTTTCCACGAAGCGGGACACGCTACGATTTCTTGGTTGGTAGAACATGCAGCGCCTTTATTAAAAGTAACAATTGTTCCAAGAGGAAGAAGTTTAGGTGCGGCTTGGTATTTACCAGAAGAACGTTCATTAACTACTACAGAACAAATGCTAGATGAAATGTGTGCTACTTTAGGTGGTAGAGCAGCAGAACAAGTAGCTTTTGGAAATATTTCTACAGGTGCGCTTTCGGATTTAGAAAGAGTAACGAAACAGGCTCAAGCAATGGTTACGATTTATGGTTTGAGCGAAAACATAGGTAATATTTCTTACTATGACAGCTCTGGTCAGTCAGAATACAGTTTTGGTAAGCCTTATTCAGAAGAAACGGCTAAGAAAATAGATGTGGAGATTAAAGATATCATCGAAAATCAGTACAAGAGAGCGGTAACTATTCTTCATGAGAATAGAGATAAGTTAGATGCTCTTGCTCAAAAACTTTTAGAAAAAGAAGTCATCTTCAGAGAAGACTTAGAAGAGATTTTTGGCAAAAGAGCTTGGGATCCTGAATTAACAGAGCGTCCAGTTACTGAAGCGGTAGTAGAAAATACTCCAGAAAACACTTCTAGTGAAGAGCCGCAAGAGTCTCAAAATTAA
- the rsfS gene encoding ribosome silencing factor, protein MSKNTEKEALIAKIVDAIQDTKGEDIKILDLTKIENSVADYFVICSGNSNTQVSSIAGNVEKKVRNELQDRPWHVEGSENAMWVLVDYISVVVHVFQKHIREYYDIEELWGDAKVITVEN, encoded by the coding sequence ATGAGTAAAAATACAGAAAAAGAAGCATTAATCGCTAAAATTGTTGATGCAATACAAGACACAAAAGGTGAAGACATTAAAATACTAGACCTTACTAAAATAGAAAATTCTGTGGCAGATTATTTCGTGATTTGTAGTGGTAATTCTAATACACAAGTATCTTCTATCGCAGGAAATGTAGAAAAAAAAGTACGTAACGAGCTTCAAGACAGACCTTGGCATGTAGAAGGAAGCGAAAACGCAATGTGGGTTTTAGTAGATTATATTTCAGTTGTCGTTCACGTTTTCCAAAAACATATCAGAGAATATTACGATATAGAAGAACTTTGGGGAGATGCCAAAGTAATCACCGTAGAAAATTAA
- a CDS encoding biotin--[acetyl-CoA-carboxylase] ligase, giving the protein MNSLIYFNNCASTQDELIDFLNQHYLSEDFLAVYTFNQTKGRGQYGNSWENLPEENLAYSFALKTKNSNVSDTCFNFYTAILVRDFIANLTKTEVKIKWPNDLILKNKKICGMLFEKNKNYFVVGIGINILQENFKNLPKAGSVLRQTGLSFELKAFTESLHQYLFEHLVQKEIPNNILELYHLHLYRKNEVSVFEKNEVRQNGIIKNVDENGYIWIDLENEGLKKFFHKEIELLY; this is encoded by the coding sequence ATGAACAGTCTAATTTACTTCAATAATTGTGCTTCTACGCAAGATGAGCTTATAGATTTTCTCAATCAGCATTATCTTTCTGAAGATTTTTTAGCGGTTTATACCTTTAACCAAACCAAAGGAAGAGGACAGTACGGAAATTCTTGGGAAAACTTACCCGAGGAAAACCTCGCCTATTCATTTGCTCTAAAAACCAAAAACTCAAATGTTTCTGATACTTGCTTCAATTTCTATACCGCAATTCTTGTGAGAGATTTTATTGCCAATTTGACAAAAACCGAGGTGAAAATCAAATGGCCTAATGATTTGATTCTCAAAAACAAAAAAATCTGTGGAATGCTTTTCGAGAAGAATAAAAATTATTTCGTGGTGGGAATTGGCATTAATATTCTTCAAGAAAATTTTAAAAATCTACCAAAAGCAGGTTCTGTTCTACGCCAAACCGGACTGTCTTTTGAGCTGAAAGCCTTTACAGAAAGCCTTCATCAATATTTATTTGAACATTTGGTTCAAAAAGAAATTCCCAATAATATTTTAGAATTGTATCATCTACATCTTTATCGCAAAAATGAAGTTTCTGTTTTTGAAAAAAATGAGGTGCGACAAAATGGCATAATTAAAAACGTAGACGAAAATGGTTATATTTGGATTGACCTAGAAAATGAAGGTTTAAAAAAATTCTTCCACAAAGAAATAGAATTGCTCTATTGA
- a CDS encoding LptF/LptG family permease, whose protein sequence is MKILDRYILKKYLGTLAFMLVLLSVIIVVIDVQAKSPRIESNGFTVGYFLINFYPFLMVYYLITFFSILVFISVIYFTSRIANNTEIVAYISSGASFHRFAKPYLIAALIIATAILAVNHFILPWSNIKKNKLEIYTMNTTNREKFTANAQISTQLNPQEYIFINSYNRQMNRGSGYLYQKFDKNKKLLYQINAMEIYWDEKKKNFVISNYLEKRIDKNDHEILTNGDTKTQDFKHTPEELFPNELLGQNKTTPDLINFIEREKEKGNSNINAYLNELHQRTAMPVSIIILTFLALSLSSQKKRGGLGMNLAIGISLAFVFVFSFEVLKIVASGNNSIPPLLAMWLPNIVFGALAFYLYMKRANQ, encoded by the coding sequence ATGAAAATTTTAGATAGATACATCCTTAAAAAATACTTAGGAACTCTTGCATTTATGCTGGTGTTGCTTTCTGTGATCATTGTGGTAATAGATGTACAAGCAAAATCTCCCAGAATTGAGAGTAATGGTTTTACAGTAGGCTATTTTTTGATAAATTTCTATCCATTTTTGATGGTGTATTATCTCATTACATTCTTTTCAATCTTGGTTTTCATTTCGGTAATTTATTTTACCTCTAGAATAGCAAACAATACAGAAATTGTAGCCTACATCAGTAGTGGTGCGAGTTTTCACCGTTTTGCGAAACCGTATCTTATTGCTGCGCTCATTATCGCCACAGCAATTCTTGCAGTGAACCATTTTATTTTGCCTTGGTCTAATATCAAGAAAAATAAATTAGAAATCTACACCATGAACACCACGAACCGTGAAAAATTTACGGCAAATGCACAGATTTCTACTCAATTGAATCCTCAGGAATATATTTTTATCAATAGTTATAACCGCCAAATGAACCGAGGTTCTGGCTACCTGTATCAGAAATTTGATAAAAATAAAAAACTGCTTTATCAAATCAATGCTATGGAAATTTACTGGGACGAGAAAAAGAAAAACTTCGTTATCAGTAATTATTTAGAAAAAAGAATTGATAAAAATGACCATGAAATCTTGACGAATGGTGATACCAAAACACAAGATTTTAAACATACACCAGAAGAATTATTCCCGAATGAATTATTGGGTCAAAATAAAACCACTCCAGATTTGATTAATTTCATCGAAAGAGAGAAGGAAAAAGGAAATAGCAATATCAATGCTTATCTCAATGAACTACATCAGCGAACTGCGATGCCAGTTTCTATTATTATTCTAACCTTTTTAGCGCTTTCGCTTTCTTCGCAGAAAAAAAGAGGAGGTTTGGGAATGAATTTAGCCATCGGAATTTCTTTGGCATTCGTTTTTGTATTCTCATTTGAAGTGCTCAAAATTGTAGCATCTGGTAATAATTCTATTCCGCCACTTTTGGCGATGTGGCTACCGAATATTGTTTTCGGAGCCTTGGCATTTTACCTTTACATGAAGAGAGCGAATCAATAG
- the tgt gene encoding tRNA guanosine(34) transglycosylase Tgt, producing the protein MQKFFEVEKNTSGKARAGKITTDHGEILTPIFMPVGTVASVKTVHQHELSEDIKAQIILGNTYHLYLRPGMEIMQEAGGLHQFMNWEKPILTDSGGYQVFSLSSSRKMTEEGVKFKSHIDGSYHFISPEKSMEIQRQIGADIFMAFDECTPYPCEYNQAKLSMELTHRWLKRCIDWTNENQEIYGHKQHLFPIVQGSTYSDLRKISAEVISEAGADGNAIGGLSVGEPEEEMYRITDEVTDILPKDKPRYLMGVGTPWNIIESIGLGIDMMDCVMPTRNARNAMLFTWQGVMNMKNKKWEKDFSPLDEFGTSYVDRDYSKAYVRHLFVAKEYLAKQIASIHNLAFYLDLVKVAREHIIAGDFYEWKEQIIPQLRQRL; encoded by the coding sequence ATGCAGAAATTTTTTGAAGTTGAAAAAAACACTTCCGGTAAAGCAAGAGCCGGAAAAATAACTACAGACCACGGCGAAATTCTTACTCCTATTTTTATGCCAGTAGGAACAGTAGCTTCTGTAAAAACCGTTCATCAGCATGAACTAAGTGAAGACATAAAAGCACAAATTATACTTGGGAATACCTATCATTTATATTTAAGACCAGGCATGGAAATCATGCAAGAAGCAGGAGGTTTGCATCAATTTATGAATTGGGAAAAACCCATTCTTACCGATTCAGGTGGTTATCAGGTTTTTTCACTTTCTTCTAGCAGAAAAATGACTGAAGAAGGAGTGAAATTCAAGTCGCACATTGATGGGAGTTACCATTTCATTTCTCCAGAAAAATCTATGGAAATTCAGCGTCAGATTGGAGCAGATATTTTCATGGCTTTTGATGAATGTACGCCTTATCCTTGCGAATACAATCAAGCAAAACTTTCAATGGAACTTACGCATCGTTGGTTAAAAAGATGTATTGATTGGACCAATGAAAATCAAGAAATTTACGGTCATAAACAGCACCTTTTCCCAATTGTTCAAGGTTCTACGTATTCTGATTTAAGAAAAATTTCAGCAGAAGTAATTTCTGAAGCTGGAGCTGATGGAAATGCGATTGGTGGACTTTCGGTTGGTGAACCAGAAGAGGAAATGTACAGAATTACAGATGAAGTAACCGATATTTTGCCAAAAGATAAACCAAGATATTTAATGGGAGTTGGTACACCTTGGAACATCATCGAAAGCATTGGTCTGGGAATTGATATGATGGATTGTGTAATGCCTACCAGAAATGCGAGAAATGCGATGCTTTTCACTTGGCAAGGTGTAATGAACATGAAAAATAAAAAATGGGAAAAAGATTTTTCTCCATTAGATGAATTCGGGACGAGTTATGTAGATAGAGATTATTCTAAAGCATATGTTCGTCACTTATTTGTAGCCAAAGAATATTTAGCAAAACAAATTGCTTCTATTCATAATTTGGCGTTTTATTTAGATTTGGTAAAAGTTGCTAGAGAGCACATTATTGCTGGAGACTTCTACGAGTGGAAAGAACAAATCATTCCACAGTTGAGGCAAAGACTATAA
- a CDS encoding DUF4296 domain-containing protein — MRRLLVFFILFSLFSCEKIVDKPKNLIEKQEMAEIIADFAIYDQTYTVKPDANMELVSRFVLKKHKIDAKTYRDSYKYYISNPEEMDDIFAEAKEIILDKDPKLEDYIEKKKKENPNLPEFLR; from the coding sequence ATGAGAAGACTCCTCGTTTTTTTTATACTATTTTCACTGTTTTCCTGCGAAAAAATTGTTGATAAGCCCAAAAATCTTATCGAAAAACAAGAAATGGCAGAAATAATAGCAGATTTTGCTATTTATGACCAAACGTATACGGTAAAACCAGATGCCAATATGGAATTGGTAAGCAGATTTGTTTTGAAAAAACATAAAATAGATGCTAAAACTTACCGAGACAGCTATAAATATTATATTTCTAATCCAGAGGAAATGGATGACATCTTTGCAGAAGCTAAAGAAATTATCTTAGACAAAGACCCAAAATTAGAAGATTACATAGAAAAAAAGAAAAAGGAGAATCCTAATCTCCCAGAATTTTTAAGATAA
- a CDS encoding polyprenol monophosphomannose synthase, producing the protein MKKLVIIPTYNEKENIENIIKAVFVLEQDFHVLIVDDSSPDGTAEIVKKMQHEFPHLLHLTIRKVKDGLGKAYIHGFKWALENGYDYIFEMDADFSHNPNDLPKLFDAAQKGDMSIGSRYCKGVNVVNWPMSRVLLSYFASKYVRFVLGIPIFDTTAGFVCFSRKVLENIGLDQVKMTGYGFQVEMKYRAYRKGFKINEVPIIFTDRTEGESKMSGGIIKEAIFGVINLKLKSIFGKI; encoded by the coding sequence ATGAAAAAATTAGTCATTATCCCAACCTACAACGAAAAAGAAAATATAGAAAACATTATTAAAGCGGTTTTTGTTTTAGAACAAGATTTTCATGTTTTGATTGTAGATGATTCATCACCAGATGGAACCGCAGAAATCGTAAAAAAAATGCAGCATGAATTTCCGCATTTGCTACATCTTACCATAAGAAAAGTAAAAGACGGATTAGGCAAAGCTTATATTCATGGTTTTAAATGGGCACTAGAAAATGGTTATGACTACATCTTCGAGATGGATGCAGATTTTTCGCACAATCCTAATGATTTGCCAAAATTATTTGATGCCGCACAAAAAGGCGATATGAGCATCGGGTCTAGATATTGTAAAGGTGTAAATGTGGTAAACTGGCCTATGTCTAGGGTTTTACTATCTTATTTCGCTTCTAAATATGTGAGATTCGTTTTAGGAATTCCTATTTTTGATACCACTGCTGGTTTTGTATGTTTTTCTAGAAAAGTTTTAGAAAATATCGGACTAGATCAAGTGAAAATGACAGGGTATGGTTTCCAAGTAGAGATGAAATACAGAGCCTACAGAAAAGGTTTTAAAATAAACGAAGTTCCTATTATTTTCACAGATAGAACAGAAGGAGAAAGTAAAATGAGTGGCGGAATTATAAAAGAAGCCATTTTTGGAGTAATTAATTTGAAATTAAAATCTATCTTCGGTAAAATATGA
- a CDS encoding DUF4271 domain-containing protein translates to MIRVVEHHDWVIYCIIGIILSYIIIFKTLHRDVTLIEFILQPYEESNNNTLSWVLTTILFSVSFSVLFSQFIPIVPKFITQNLVVAGITFNKFGFVLFSLLLFQLIKNIFVYLFYGSINQLERFGRYSFVAQKYFMVYSLVILVISFLHYYLHFKTSNAFFYYSSLIFIAFTIKILIYLFHPQQILPRQWYYKFLYICTLQILPILVLWKFWFL, encoded by the coding sequence TTGATAAGAGTTGTAGAACATCATGACTGGGTCATTTACTGTATTATAGGCATTATTCTGTCTTATATTATCATATTTAAAACCCTGCACAGAGATGTAACCTTGATAGAATTTATTTTACAACCTTATGAAGAATCAAACAATAACACTTTAAGTTGGGTTCTCACTACTATACTTTTTTCGGTAAGTTTTTCGGTGTTATTTTCGCAATTCATTCCGATTGTCCCGAAATTTATTACCCAAAATTTAGTTGTAGCAGGCATTACTTTTAACAAGTTTGGTTTTGTTCTCTTTTCACTGCTTCTTTTTCAACTTATTAAAAACATCTTCGTCTATTTATTCTACGGAAGCATCAATCAATTAGAGCGATTCGGCAGGTATTCTTTTGTGGCGCAGAAATATTTTATGGTGTATTCGTTGGTGATTTTGGTCATAAGTTTCCTCCATTATTACCTGCATTTCAAAACTTCTAATGCCTTTTTTTACTATAGCAGCTTGATTTTCATAGCATTTACCATCAAAATATTAATCTATCTGTTTCATCCTCAGCAAATTTTGCCTAGACAATGGTATTATAAATTTTTGTATATTTGCACACTCCAAATTCTACCAATATTGGTGCTTTGGAAATTTTGGTTTTTATAA
- a CDS encoding uroporphyrinogen-III synthase yields MKIKSILVSQPAPQGDSSPYLEMAKSEKIKIDFRPFIHVEGVDAKELRTQKIDLSHYTGIIFTSKNAIDHYFRLAEEMRFSVPDNMRYICQSEAIANYLQKHIIYRKRKISFGEKSMADLLPLFKKHHDEKYLLPCSDVVTEETTKILDQSGIDWTKAVMYRTVASDLSDVKIEEYDMLVFFSHQGIKSLFHNFPNFEQGDRKIAVFGVTTQNAAEEAGLKIDVMAPTKENPSMTMAIEKYIRANNK; encoded by the coding sequence ATGAAAATAAAATCTATTTTGGTTTCTCAGCCTGCTCCACAAGGTGATTCTTCACCATATTTAGAGATGGCTAAAAGTGAAAAAATTAAAATTGATTTCAGACCTTTCATCCATGTTGAAGGTGTAGATGCTAAGGAATTAAGAACTCAAAAAATTGACCTTTCTCACTATACAGGTATTATTTTTACTAGTAAAAATGCCATAGATCACTATTTCAGATTAGCAGAAGAAATGCGTTTCTCTGTTCCTGACAATATGAGATATATTTGCCAATCAGAAGCGATTGCGAATTATCTTCAGAAACACATTATTTACAGAAAAAGAAAAATTTCTTTTGGTGAAAAATCAATGGCAGATTTATTGCCACTTTTCAAAAAACACCATGACGAGAAATACCTTCTTCCATGTTCTGATGTAGTGACAGAAGAAACAACTAAAATCTTAGACCAATCAGGAATTGACTGGACTAAAGCAGTAATGTACAGAACGGTAGCTAGCGATTTATCTGATGTGAAAATCGAAGAATATGACATGCTTGTGTTTTTCTCTCACCAAGGAATCAAATCTCTTTTCCATAATTTCCCAAATTTTGAACAAGGAGATAGAAAAATTGCAGTTTTCGGGGTAACTACCCAAAACGCAGCAGAAGAAGCTGGTTTAAAAATAGATGTAATGGCTCCTACTAAAGAAAACCCTTCTATGACGATGGCAATAGAAAAATACATCAGAGCCAATAACAAATAA